A window of the Cellvibrio sp. pealriver genome harbors these coding sequences:
- a CDS encoding cytochrome c, with amino-acid sequence MTLIKVILLTAIIMLLAGLGFIYSGVYPMGADVPHNRLTYRALETLREQSIARAAADIQVPDLSDAELLLAGGPDYNDMCAQCHLKPGVKRSDMSIGLYPSPPNLSLALDAHEHTHDAGDAASAQRQFWIIKHGIKASGMPAWGPTHDDQRIWAMVAFIQKLPTLTPEQYQILTARAAADTTHH; translated from the coding sequence ATGACGTTGATCAAAGTGATACTGCTAACAGCCATTATTATGCTGCTCGCAGGGCTGGGTTTTATTTATTCCGGCGTTTACCCGATGGGTGCCGATGTCCCGCATAACCGGCTGACTTATAGGGCATTGGAAACCTTGCGGGAACAATCGATTGCACGTGCTGCCGCCGATATTCAGGTACCGGATCTTTCGGATGCTGAATTGCTGTTGGCGGGTGGACCTGACTATAACGACATGTGCGCCCAATGCCATTTGAAACCGGGCGTGAAGCGCAGTGATATGAGTATCGGGCTTTATCCCAGTCCGCCTAATTTGTCCCTGGCTCTCGATGCTCATGAGCACACCCATGATGCCGGCGACGCCGCCAGCGCGCAGCGCCAATTCTGGATCATCAAACACGGGATCAAGGCCAGTGGTATGCCCGCCTGGGGTCCAACCCATGATGATCAGCGTATCTGGGCAATGGTGGCGTTTATCCAGAAATTGCCGACCCTGACGCCAGAGCAATACCAGATCCTGACGGCGCGTGCAGCGGCAGACACTACTCACCACTGA
- a CDS encoding DUF411 domain-containing protein: MVFQRFIGAIGSLAITFLLISHTAHSSSIPSLAAAADKPVQLAVYKSPTCGCCEEWISHLQSHGLKSTIHHPDDLNAIKNRYRISPQYQSCHTAVSPEGYVFEGHIPAPVITRFLAEKPQGAIGLAVPGMPVGSPGMEMGERFTPYDVLLLKSDGSSEVYIRITSLTQTF; this comes from the coding sequence ATGGTTTTCCAGCGTTTTATAGGCGCTATCGGTAGCCTGGCGATCACGTTTTTATTGATAAGCCACACAGCACACTCCTCATCCATCCCATCGCTAGCTGCGGCTGCCGATAAACCCGTTCAGTTAGCGGTATACAAAAGCCCGACTTGCGGCTGTTGTGAAGAATGGATTTCCCACCTGCAATCCCATGGACTGAAATCCACTATCCATCATCCCGATGATCTGAATGCGATCAAAAACCGCTATCGGATCAGCCCCCAATACCAGTCCTGCCACACCGCTGTCTCCCCCGAGGGGTATGTGTTTGAGGGGCATATTCCGGCTCCGGTCATTACCCGTTTCCTTGCCGAAAAACCTCAAGGGGCCATAGGACTGGCCGTTCCCGGTATGCCTGTGGGCAGCCCCGGTATGGAAATGGGCGAACGCTTCACACCCTACGATGTGCTCTTGCTGAAAAGCGACGGCAGCAGCGAGGTATACATCCGTATCACCAGTTTGACGCAAACCTTCTAA
- a CDS encoding efflux RND transporter periplasmic adaptor subunit, with translation MAMYRGYLIVLAILVLQAQLVIGAETAHDHSNADPSQEKNVMDDRAEVAIPIQQQKNAGIQTQFVKRERLVHKIRTVGSIATDQTREAHIHTRLSGWIEKIHVDYVGKLVAKGAPLFDLYSPDLVSTQEEYLAAKRQGQVAAEVAEAALTRLRLWGVAEQELEALRRAKTAKKALTFYAPVSGVVIRKAAIMGTYVTPDTELYYLADIDQVWLLLTLYEADVALIKPDDKVTLSLPYAPGKSYTGAISYVYPDIDLQTRTAKARVEIANEDHFLRPGMFANAEIEKTLTEQIVVSEDAVLDTGQRKIVFVKMGDQAFVPREVTVGQRVGEQLTILAGLNEGEAVVVSASFLIDAESRLQAALRKGKPSTAGHSGHGDTANKNGEE, from the coding sequence ATGGCAATGTACAGAGGTTACCTGATAGTGCTGGCGATTTTGGTGTTGCAGGCACAGCTGGTTATAGGGGCCGAAACAGCCCACGATCATTCGAACGCTGACCCCTCGCAAGAAAAAAACGTCATGGATGATCGTGCTGAAGTTGCGATTCCGATTCAGCAACAAAAAAACGCAGGTATACAAACGCAATTTGTGAAACGCGAACGGCTGGTTCACAAAATACGTACGGTAGGCAGCATTGCTACTGATCAGACACGAGAAGCACACATACATACTCGTCTCAGCGGGTGGATTGAGAAAATTCATGTCGATTATGTGGGCAAGCTGGTTGCTAAAGGTGCACCCTTATTCGATTTGTACAGCCCTGATCTGGTCAGTACACAGGAAGAATACCTTGCTGCAAAACGGCAAGGTCAGGTTGCCGCTGAGGTTGCCGAGGCAGCACTTACGCGTCTGCGCTTGTGGGGTGTGGCGGAACAGGAATTGGAGGCATTGCGCAGGGCAAAAACCGCAAAAAAAGCGCTGACGTTTTATGCCCCGGTTAGCGGCGTGGTCATCCGCAAAGCGGCGATCATGGGTACTTATGTGACACCCGATACCGAACTCTATTATCTCGCCGATATCGACCAGGTGTGGCTATTGCTAACGCTCTATGAAGCCGATGTTGCATTAATCAAACCTGATGACAAAGTAACCTTAAGTTTGCCTTACGCTCCCGGAAAATCCTATACGGGCGCTATCAGTTATGTTTATCCCGACATTGATCTTCAAACCCGCACAGCTAAAGCGCGTGTTGAGATTGCCAATGAGGATCATTTTTTGCGTCCAGGCATGTTTGCCAATGCTGAAATTGAAAAAACATTAACCGAGCAAATTGTGGTGTCGGAGGATGCCGTGCTCGATACCGGCCAGCGAAAAATTGTTTTTGTAAAAATGGGTGATCAGGCGTTCGTGCCACGTGAGGTCACCGTTGGTCAACGCGTGGGTGAGCAGCTGACAATTTTGGCGGGATTAAATGAGGGTGAAGCTGTTGTTGTCAGTGCCAGCTTTTTGATCGACGCCGAAAGTCGTTTGCAAGCAGCGTTACGTAAGGGCAAACCTTCCACAGCTGGCCACAGCGGTCATGGCGACACCGCCAACAAAAACGGCGAGGAGTAG
- a CDS encoding HAD family hydrolase — MNTSPALIVFDLYGTLVQFGIKHHPFRKILLWAREQGRSPQPDDARKLMTIDKDCGELLATLGIFPPTNMLTQLHQEIQEELASLTLFDDVLPTLDVLAKQEIQLAICSNLAKPYGVVIDKLLPQFKFARHLSYEIGAIKPDREIYESIVTGSGLAPRQILFIGDTSLADYEGPTQFGFRAKHLVRSQPSDSNSIGSLTDVLQLLTHHVTQ; from the coding sequence ATGAATACGTCACCGGCATTAATTGTTTTTGATCTCTATGGAACACTGGTCCAGTTTGGGATTAAGCACCATCCTTTCCGAAAGATTCTACTGTGGGCCAGGGAACAGGGGCGCAGCCCACAACCAGATGACGCACGAAAACTGATGACGATAGACAAGGATTGCGGTGAGTTGCTGGCAACACTTGGGATATTCCCGCCCACCAATATGCTCACGCAGTTACACCAGGAAATTCAGGAAGAGCTAGCCAGCCTGACGCTCTTTGATGATGTGTTACCAACCCTCGATGTATTGGCCAAGCAAGAAATTCAACTGGCCATTTGCTCCAATTTGGCCAAACCCTACGGAGTAGTGATCGATAAGCTATTGCCGCAATTCAAATTCGCCCGACACCTCAGCTATGAAATTGGCGCAATAAAGCCTGACAGAGAAATTTACGAATCGATTGTAACGGGTAGCGGCTTAGCACCAAGGCAAATCCTTTTTATTGGCGATACATCATTGGCCGATTATGAAGGACCGACCCAATTCGGGTTTCGAGCCAAACACCTGGTCAGAAGCCAACCGTCAGATAGTAATAGCATTGGTTCACTAACAGACGTTTTGCAATTGCTGACTCACCATGTGACCCAATGA
- a CDS encoding DNA-binding protein, which translates to MANSGINKHQVKKARDALIAKGQNPSIDAVRVELGNTGSKATIHRYLRQLADESPLSSGKKPAISEALGSLVEQLAAQLHQEAQELIAKREASLQAMTDSLKSQLESQQKALASATNENQQIKAQLANYEQTHNALTTEAETQKILLGRLEQQLVDKGVLIAEKDNHIRSLEEKHRHAREALEHYRQSVKDQRDQDQRRHEHQVQQLQAEIRQLNQTLSIKQTDLTHLNTANAELTAEVRQLRKAFNDAGQQLQTAESKLSAINEQFQAGTLQAVELRTARDQLLSEKSDLGERLGLMEKAFKAIEIELVSVKTELSVKNQLLESLGHSLQTKAHG; encoded by the coding sequence ATGGCAAACAGCGGCATCAACAAACACCAGGTCAAAAAGGCACGAGATGCCCTAATTGCCAAAGGCCAGAACCCCTCCATCGATGCGGTGCGCGTTGAGTTGGGCAATACTGGCTCCAAGGCCACCATCCACCGGTATTTGAGGCAACTGGCGGATGAAAGCCCGCTAAGCTCCGGCAAAAAGCCTGCTATCAGCGAGGCATTGGGCTCACTGGTTGAGCAACTCGCTGCTCAGCTACACCAGGAAGCTCAAGAGTTGATTGCCAAGCGGGAAGCCAGCCTGCAAGCAATGACTGATAGCTTGAAAAGCCAGTTGGAATCCCAGCAAAAGGCGCTGGCGAGTGCGACAAATGAAAACCAACAGATTAAAGCCCAGCTAGCTAACTATGAGCAAACACATAATGCTTTGACGACTGAAGCAGAGACGCAAAAGATTTTGCTGGGACGACTGGAGCAGCAACTGGTAGATAAAGGTGTATTGATAGCGGAGAAAGATAACCACATTCGTTCCCTGGAAGAAAAACACCGGCACGCCCGAGAAGCCCTGGAACATTACCGCCAGTCAGTCAAAGACCAGCGCGACCAGGATCAGCGGCGTCACGAACATCAGGTACAACAACTACAGGCGGAAATTCGCCAGCTCAATCAGACTTTATCGATCAAACAAACTGACTTGACCCACCTCAATACCGCCAATGCTGAGTTAACCGCCGAAGTACGCCAACTTCGCAAGGCTTTCAATGATGCAGGACAGCAGCTACAGACAGCAGAGTCGAAATTGTCGGCCATTAATGAGCAATTCCAAGCCGGAACCCTCCAGGCCGTCGAACTGAGAACTGCACGGGATCAACTGCTTAGTGAAAAATCTGATCTTGGCGAACGACTGGGACTGATGGAAAAAGCCTTTAAAGCTATTGAGATTGAGCTTGTGTCGGTCAAAACCGAACTTTCCGTGAAAAACCAGTTGCTGGAATCACTTGGCCATTCCCTCCAAACCAAAGCCCATGGGTGA
- a CDS encoding TolC family protein, with translation MNKSSPFFWLPLVILSSFASVHAVASSTTLTLNELLEQVDSSNPGLSAAREYNKALQNRIAPAGLPDDPFIAFGMDEIPYGEQSPQAYRYQISQSLPFPGKLSTREKIASLKAEAAEQETATRRRELKVISIQFFYRAFYNSHAIDLNLKLQRVVRAAMQSAKARYEAGGTEHHDWLLAKMELATLAIEQEKLKREQVWLHTSLNELRGYPAETQFQINTMDFPRVPEPIIDVNFNSQPELATLDAQVEQAAAEYKLAKLSYYPDFVVQVMAMEPRAMGEMENEQSNWGVMVGMNVPLYFGRKQSKLAAAARHEQQAAAMDKLYLNNKLKTELVNASQSLASAQDLLRVYETDVLPSTQLALENAQSAYRTRRMALSQYLALEKIHAIQNLELVAARIDVELAKTRLNELLSSPPLLKLAPSRPTVFGAGNMGDGMSVSDTVNMGGGMSTPNNSAKKSLPTDQGGNSGMGGM, from the coding sequence ATGAACAAGTCATCTCCCTTTTTTTGGCTACCACTGGTCATACTTTCTTCATTTGCATCGGTGCATGCAGTTGCCTCATCAACCACACTTACACTGAACGAACTTTTGGAGCAGGTCGACTCATCCAATCCTGGATTATCAGCAGCGAGAGAATACAACAAAGCGCTGCAAAATCGTATCGCACCCGCAGGGCTTCCTGATGATCCCTTCATTGCATTTGGCATGGATGAAATACCTTATGGTGAACAAAGTCCGCAAGCCTACCGCTACCAAATTAGCCAGTCCTTGCCCTTTCCAGGAAAGCTTAGCACACGCGAAAAAATTGCCTCATTAAAGGCAGAAGCTGCCGAACAGGAAACAGCGACAAGACGCCGCGAATTAAAAGTCATTTCCATACAGTTTTTCTACCGAGCCTTTTATAACAGCCACGCGATTGATCTCAATCTAAAGTTGCAACGTGTTGTACGTGCGGCCATGCAAAGCGCTAAAGCACGCTATGAGGCTGGAGGTACTGAACACCACGATTGGTTACTCGCCAAAATGGAGCTGGCGACACTTGCCATTGAGCAGGAGAAACTTAAACGTGAACAGGTATGGCTGCATACATCGTTGAATGAATTGCGTGGTTACCCCGCAGAAACCCAGTTCCAGATTAATACGATGGATTTTCCAAGGGTTCCCGAGCCGATTATCGATGTGAATTTCAACAGCCAACCTGAACTTGCAACGCTCGATGCGCAGGTGGAACAAGCGGCCGCCGAATACAAATTGGCGAAACTTTCCTACTACCCTGACTTTGTTGTGCAAGTCATGGCAATGGAACCTCGCGCTATGGGTGAGATGGAAAACGAACAATCCAACTGGGGCGTTATGGTGGGAATGAATGTTCCCCTCTATTTTGGACGAAAACAGTCGAAGCTGGCGGCAGCAGCCAGGCATGAACAACAAGCCGCAGCGATGGATAAGCTTTACTTGAATAACAAATTAAAGACTGAGCTGGTGAACGCAAGTCAATCCCTGGCTTCTGCGCAGGATTTGTTGAGGGTGTACGAAACCGATGTATTACCGAGCACACAGCTGGCACTGGAAAATGCACAATCAGCGTATCGAACCCGACGCATGGCGCTTTCGCAATACCTGGCGCTGGAAAAAATTCATGCGATTCAAAATCTGGAATTAGTCGCCGCGCGCATTGACGTTGAACTTGCTAAAACGCGTTTAAATGAATTGTTGTCTTCACCACCTCTGCTCAAGTTGGCTCCATCGCGCCCCACTGTTTTTGGTGCGGGCAATATGGGTGACGGTATGTCCGTGTCCGACACAGTGAATATGGGCGGAGGCATGTCTACCCCTAACAATTCAGCTAAAAAATCCCTTCCAACTGATCAAGGCGGAAATTCCGGCATGGGTGGTATGTAA
- a CDS encoding copper resistance system multicopper oxidase, with protein sequence MGMKIPDTRTAGIQTTTELVAAMDRYPVVPDLLPSDQSRRRFVLGASSLVALSALPLSSQVFADAPRPTNGPQTLTGNQFDLSIGFQKVNFTGKQRIATTVNQSLPAPILRWKEGERVTLRVTNTLDHDSSIHWHGIILPSEMDGVPGMSFDGIKPGETFVYEFDVNQNGTYWYHSHSGFQEQTGLMGAIVIDPKDPDPVAYDRDMVVLLSDWTDTAPEKVYSTLKKMSHYYNFRERTVGDLVRDLKTKGLSATWNERAMWNQMRMSETDISDVTGYTYTYLMNGVTPDQGWLGLCKPGEKVRLRFINGAAMAIFDVRIPGLKMTVVAADGQNIQPVVVDEFRIGVAETYDVIVEPAADSAYTIFAQSNDRTGYARGTLTTDIALRAEIPAMDPAPTLGHREMGMDMSGMDHSGHDMGGMDHSGHDMSAMKAMDHGNQGEKTMDHSGHDMSGGMPGMDHSQHSKPAMEGMEHSGHDMGAMDHSGHDMSAMKMDHSQHNGKSRLAKAGFGSNFDPLAKINHADTEFGPHVDSHSEAPQSGLADPGIGLRDHMKLYGRRVLTYADIRGLHPTYDKREPSREIELHLTGNMRRYMWSINGLNFADAEPLELAFGERVRIILVNDTMMTHPIHLHGLWSELETGDPEYIPRKHTIIVQPGSRISYLVTADAKGRWAYHCHLLYHMPGMMREVRVI encoded by the coding sequence ATGGGCATGAAAATTCCCGATACCCGCACAGCGGGGATACAAACAACAACGGAGTTGGTTGCCGCAATGGATCGCTATCCAGTGGTACCTGATCTGTTGCCATCAGACCAGTCACGCCGCCGCTTTGTACTCGGTGCTTCCTCCTTGGTAGCCCTGAGTGCATTACCGTTATCCAGCCAGGTATTTGCCGACGCGCCTCGGCCAACCAATGGTCCCCAAACCCTGACCGGAAACCAGTTTGATCTTTCGATCGGCTTCCAGAAGGTTAACTTTACCGGCAAACAACGCATCGCCACCACGGTTAACCAAAGCTTGCCTGCGCCCATCCTTCGCTGGAAAGAAGGAGAACGCGTGACATTGCGAGTCACCAATACGCTAGATCACGACAGTTCCATCCACTGGCACGGCATCATTTTGCCCTCGGAAATGGATGGTGTGCCGGGCATGAGCTTTGACGGTATCAAACCGGGCGAGACCTTCGTGTACGAATTCGATGTGAATCAAAACGGGACTTATTGGTACCACAGCCATTCCGGATTTCAGGAACAGACCGGGTTGATGGGCGCCATCGTCATTGATCCCAAAGATCCTGATCCGGTTGCCTACGACCGGGATATGGTTGTGCTGCTGTCTGACTGGACGGACACCGCGCCGGAAAAGGTGTATAGCACCCTGAAAAAGATGAGCCACTACTACAACTTCCGTGAGCGGACAGTCGGTGATCTGGTGCGTGACCTCAAAACCAAGGGTTTATCAGCCACCTGGAATGAGCGTGCCATGTGGAACCAGATGCGCATGAGCGAGACCGACATCTCGGACGTCACCGGATATACCTACACCTACCTGATGAACGGGGTTACGCCGGATCAAGGCTGGTTGGGACTGTGTAAACCCGGTGAGAAAGTACGCCTGCGCTTTATCAACGGCGCAGCGATGGCTATTTTCGATGTACGGATTCCGGGATTGAAAATGACGGTGGTTGCCGCTGATGGCCAGAATATCCAGCCGGTGGTCGTCGATGAATTTCGCATCGGGGTAGCGGAAACCTACGATGTGATCGTAGAACCCGCTGCCGATAGCGCCTACACGATCTTCGCCCAGAGCAATGACCGTACCGGGTATGCCCGTGGCACCCTGACGACAGACATTGCCTTGCGTGCCGAGATACCGGCGATGGACCCAGCTCCGACATTAGGTCACCGCGAAATGGGGATGGATATGTCCGGCATGGATCACAGTGGCCACGATATGGGCGGTATGGACCATAGCGGTCATGATATGTCGGCGATGAAAGCCATGGATCACGGCAACCAGGGTGAAAAGACGATGGATCACAGTGGTCATGATATGTCAGGCGGGATGCCGGGTATGGACCATAGCCAACATTCTAAGCCTGCAATGGAAGGCATGGAGCATTCCGGCCATGACATGGGCGCGATGGATCACAGCGGGCACGATATGTCCGCCATGAAGATGGATCACAGCCAGCACAACGGCAAATCGCGGTTGGCCAAAGCGGGTTTTGGCAGCAATTTTGATCCGCTCGCTAAGATCAATCATGCCGATACGGAATTCGGCCCCCATGTGGATAGCCATTCCGAAGCCCCACAAAGCGGCTTGGCCGATCCCGGTATTGGCCTGCGCGACCATATGAAATTGTATGGCCGACGCGTATTGACCTATGCGGATATTCGCGGACTGCACCCCACTTATGACAAGCGCGAACCCTCACGGGAAATTGAGCTGCACCTGACCGGCAATATGCGTCGTTACATGTGGTCGATTAACGGTCTCAATTTTGCCGATGCCGAGCCACTGGAATTGGCGTTTGGTGAGCGTGTCCGAATTATCCTGGTCAACGACACCATGATGACCCATCCCATCCATTTGCATGGGTTATGGAGCGAGTTGGAAACGGGTGATCCTGAGTACATCCCTCGCAAGCACACCATCATTGTCCAGCCTGGTTCACGCATAAGTTACCTCGTGACTGCAGATGCCAAAGGGCGCTGGGCTTATCACTGCCATTTGCTCTACCACATGCCCGGCATGATGCGTGAAGTCAGGGTCATTTAG
- a CDS encoding family 43 glycosylhydrolase, giving the protein MFDKTRRTLFKACLTAAAVSPLALVSRTHATELKKTEPTCEPVVNTPFKPEWARGIEGQRKADLGNGTFLNPIISGDHADPTVLKDGDDYYMTFSSFNSYPGIVIWHSRDLVNWVPVGPALQKNIGTVWALDLCKHNDRYYIYIPASPEGKPWGTYVIWADDIKGPWSDPIDLKIDGCIDPGHAVGEDGKRYLFVNGIRKIRLRDDGLATDGTLEHAYSPWRYPDDWIVENFAPEGPKLLRRGEWFYLVTAVGGTAGPVTGHMVIAARSRSIHGPWEHCPQNPLVRTQSEAEPWWSRGHATLIEGPSNGSVNESEWWMIYHAYENGFRTLGRQAILEPIEWTDDGWFRAKGGDLSHPLPNPLPHSRGESGMALSDDFSRNKFGIQWTFHNPSANESSRIKYKHKTFELTAAGNSPANSSPLTCVVGDRAYQVDVSFDLQGDAEAGLLLF; this is encoded by the coding sequence ATGTTTGATAAAACACGCAGAACGTTATTTAAGGCCTGTTTAACCGCAGCAGCGGTATCACCCTTGGCACTGGTTAGTCGCACACACGCAACAGAATTAAAAAAAACAGAGCCAACTTGCGAGCCTGTTGTTAATACACCATTTAAACCAGAGTGGGCGCGCGGCATTGAAGGCCAGCGCAAAGCTGACCTCGGCAACGGCACCTTTTTGAATCCCATTATTTCTGGCGATCATGCAGACCCTACTGTGTTAAAAGACGGCGATGATTACTACATGACGTTTTCATCGTTCAATTCGTATCCCGGCATTGTTATTTGGCACTCGCGTGATCTGGTCAATTGGGTTCCCGTAGGCCCTGCGTTGCAAAAAAATATCGGCACTGTGTGGGCACTGGATTTATGCAAACACAATGATCGCTACTACATTTATATTCCCGCATCACCAGAAGGAAAACCCTGGGGCACTTATGTGATTTGGGCTGATGATATTAAAGGCCCCTGGAGCGACCCAATCGATTTAAAAATTGACGGTTGCATCGACCCCGGCCATGCCGTAGGTGAAGATGGAAAACGGTATTTATTTGTTAACGGCATCCGCAAAATCCGTTTGCGCGATGATGGCTTAGCCACCGACGGAACATTGGAACACGCCTATAGTCCATGGCGTTATCCTGATGATTGGATCGTAGAAAATTTTGCACCGGAAGGCCCAAAACTATTGCGTCGCGGCGAATGGTTTTATTTGGTCACGGCCGTTGGTGGCACTGCAGGCCCAGTCACCGGCCACATGGTAATTGCTGCGCGCTCACGTTCAATTCACGGCCCCTGGGAACACTGCCCGCAAAATCCGTTAGTGCGCACACAGTCAGAAGCAGAACCCTGGTGGTCACGCGGCCATGCCACATTAATTGAAGGGCCATCAAATGGCAGCGTTAACGAAAGCGAATGGTGGATGATTTATCACGCCTACGAAAACGGATTCAGAACCCTTGGCCGCCAAGCTATTTTGGAGCCTATCGAATGGACAGATGATGGCTGGTTCCGCGCAAAAGGCGGCGATTTATCCCACCCATTACCCAACCCCCTGCCCCATTCACGCGGCGAATCCGGCATGGCACTGTCAGATGATTTCTCGCGCAATAAATTTGGCATTCAATGGACTTTTCACAACCCAAGCGCAAACGAAAGTTCACGCATTAAATACAAACATAAAACATTCGAACTGACAGCAGCAGGAAATTCACCCGCCAATTCATCACCACTAACATGCGTCGTGGGTGATCGCGCCTATCAAGTAGATGTGAGTTTTGATTTACAAGGCGATGCAGAGGCCGGCTTACTTTTGTTTTAG
- a CDS encoding copper resistance protein B: MKSLPKKLTLTLWATTFFSWPVIAHEGHDPLLARVMIDQFEWRDMDEADPYVLEAQAWIGKDLHKLWIKTDVERVNGETEEAEIQALYSHAIAPFWDVQVGVRKDLKPTPDREWGVIGIQGLAPYFFEIDAALFVGDSGDTAARLSAEYEWMFTQKVVLSPEISVNFYGQNDMHRLTGSGLSDAQAGLRLRYEIRREFAPYIGVNWTRSFGNTADFVRDHGESTSDTQWVAGVRAWF, from the coding sequence ATGAAAAGCCTACCAAAAAAACTGACCTTGACTCTATGGGCAACCACATTCTTCAGTTGGCCCGTCATCGCTCATGAGGGGCATGACCCTTTACTGGCACGCGTCATGATTGACCAATTCGAATGGCGCGATATGGATGAAGCAGATCCTTACGTTTTGGAAGCCCAGGCATGGATCGGTAAAGATCTGCACAAACTCTGGATTAAAACCGATGTGGAACGTGTGAATGGTGAAACTGAGGAGGCTGAAATACAAGCGCTATACAGCCATGCCATTGCCCCTTTTTGGGACGTACAAGTCGGTGTGCGCAAAGACTTGAAGCCCACACCTGATCGCGAATGGGGTGTCATTGGTATCCAGGGACTAGCGCCGTATTTCTTTGAAATTGATGCGGCATTGTTTGTCGGGGATTCCGGGGATACGGCCGCGCGTCTGTCGGCAGAATATGAATGGATGTTTACCCAAAAAGTAGTTTTATCCCCGGAAATCTCGGTGAACTTTTATGGCCAGAACGATATGCACCGGCTGACGGGTTCAGGTCTCTCGGATGCCCAGGCAGGCTTACGGTTGCGTTACGAAATTCGTCGTGAATTTGCACCCTATATTGGTGTGAACTGGACGAGAAGCTTCGGCAATACCGCCGATTTTGTAAGAGACCATGGCGAATCAACCAGTGATACCCAATGGGTAGCTGGCGTTCGCGCCTGGTTTTAA
- a CDS encoding DUF2933 domain-containing protein, with product MKNSSKYWSGLHGLATLVLIGAALYFLLVEHGTHTLPYLPYLIILLCPLMHLFMHKGHHGHDQKADVDQETDKEKISQ from the coding sequence ATGAAAAATTCGTCGAAGTATTGGTCGGGACTCCACGGGCTAGCCACATTGGTTTTAATCGGTGCCGCTCTGTATTTTCTGCTGGTAGAACACGGCACCCATACGCTGCCCTATTTACCCTATCTCATTATTTTATTGTGCCCACTGATGCACTTATTTATGCACAAGGGGCATCACGGTCACGATCAGAAGGCAGATGTTGATCAAGAGACGGATAAGGAAAAAATAAGCCAATAA
- a CDS encoding MerR family transcriptional regulator, which yields MRVAQLARELSISADTIRYYTLIGLLNPLRNTENNYKEYREQDRSRLQFIISARKLGFTLDDIKEIIQEANKGRTACPLVRQLLEKRLQETEQSFSQQSALRKHMKKAMKDWKNKPNQEPTGHEICHLIESFSFDE from the coding sequence ATGCGAGTTGCTCAATTGGCACGTGAATTATCGATTTCTGCTGACACGATTCGGTATTACACGCTTATCGGGCTACTCAATCCGCTTCGCAATACCGAAAACAACTACAAAGAATACCGCGAGCAGGATCGCAGCCGCCTCCAATTTATTATCAGCGCGCGAAAGCTGGGTTTTACCTTGGATGACATCAAGGAAATTATTCAGGAAGCTAACAAAGGACGCACAGCTTGTCCGTTAGTTCGTCAACTTCTTGAAAAACGTTTACAGGAAACGGAACAATCTTTTAGCCAGCAGAGCGCACTGCGAAAGCACATGAAAAAAGCGATGAAAGACTGGAAAAACAAACCTAACCAGGAACCGACAGGGCATGAAATCTGCCATTTAATTGAAAGTTTTTCTTTCGATGAATGA